In the Geobacter sp. FeAm09 genome, one interval contains:
- the dinB gene encoding DNA polymerase IV, protein MEPRIILHIDMDAFFASVEQQANADLRGKPVAVTGAGHRTVVTTSSYEARAFGVKTGMAVWEAKRCCPHLIVVTGNNRNYTRISREIMGIMQDYTPEVEVFSIDEAFMDVTHSLSIFGSAEKIAGQIKARIREAFGITCSIGIAPNKLLAKLASDMHKPDGLTAIAPADVPRVMEHLPIGALCGVGKKMRRHLNLMGIATCGQLGRCDEARLTRRFGVVGSHLKRMGRGLDDSPVVPCGEEDEVKSVSHSMTLERDIEARDDILRFLLQLSHMVGSRARRYNVAGKTVGLYVRYADFFTSFGRQATLPGYVSLSDDIYRAVLSILDSVELEQPVRLLGVRLTNLKHQSEQLPLFENERKRVAAARAVDDLNRRFGSLVVTFGTLLPAGESGGSHVISPAWRPSGIRNVEVT, encoded by the coding sequence ATGGAACCAAGAATCATCCTCCACATCGACATGGACGCCTTCTTCGCCTCGGTGGAACAGCAGGCCAACGCCGACCTGCGGGGCAAGCCGGTGGCCGTCACCGGCGCCGGCCACCGCACCGTCGTGACCACCTCCTCCTACGAGGCCCGGGCCTTTGGCGTCAAAACCGGCATGGCGGTGTGGGAGGCGAAGCGCTGCTGCCCGCACCTGATCGTCGTCACCGGCAACAACCGGAACTACACCAGGATCTCTCGGGAGATCATGGGGATCATGCAGGATTATACCCCCGAGGTGGAGGTCTTCTCCATCGACGAGGCCTTCATGGATGTGACCCATTCCCTTTCGATCTTCGGGAGTGCGGAAAAGATCGCCGGCCAGATCAAGGCCCGCATCAGGGAGGCCTTCGGCATCACCTGCTCCATCGGCATCGCCCCCAACAAACTGCTCGCCAAGCTGGCCAGCGACATGCACAAGCCGGACGGGTTGACGGCCATCGCTCCCGCGGACGTGCCGCGGGTCATGGAGCACCTGCCCATAGGGGCGTTGTGCGGCGTCGGCAAGAAGATGCGGCGCCATCTCAACCTGATGGGCATCGCTACCTGCGGCCAGTTGGGGCGGTGCGACGAAGCCCGGCTGACGCGGAGGTTCGGGGTCGTCGGCAGCCATCTCAAACGGATGGGGCGGGGCCTGGACGACTCCCCGGTCGTCCCCTGCGGGGAAGAGGACGAGGTCAAGTCGGTCAGCCACAGCATGACCCTTGAGCGGGACATCGAGGCGCGGGACGATATCCTCCGTTTCCTGCTGCAGCTCTCCCACATGGTCGGCAGCCGGGCGCGCAGGTACAACGTGGCCGGCAAGACCGTCGGCCTGTACGTGCGCTACGCCGATTTTTTCACCAGCTTCGGCAGGCAGGCAACGCTGCCCGGCTACGTCAGCCTGAGCGACGATATCTACCGGGCTGTCCTGTCGATCCTGGACAGCGTGGAGCTTGAGCAGCCGGTAAGGTTGCTGGGGGTGCGGCTCACGAACCTGAAGCACCAGTCGGAGCAGTTGCCGCTGTTTGAGAACGAGCGCAAAAGGGTGGCGGCCGCCCGGGCGGTGGACGACCTCAACCGGCGCTTCGGCTCCCTGGTCGTTACCTTCGGCACCCTGCTCCCCGCCGGGGAATCGGGGGGCTCCCACGTCATCTCCCCGGCCTGGCGGCCAAGCGGGATCAGGAACGTGGAGGTGACCTGA
- a CDS encoding class II SORL domain-containing protein has translation MDRRTFLKATAIGSIATGIGSTLAAAERYFPAKVDQALFEGINRAKDPARKTPLEKSHAPAISAPASVKAGEPFTVEVSVGENLHVMGPAHWIEYIALAVGNEPAGRVDLQPRGFLKPKVTFTVVIPKEAAPAGKVTLVASQHCNLHGTWESGLDISVV, from the coding sequence ATGGACAGACGCACATTTCTGAAAGCAACGGCCATCGGCTCGATCGCCACCGGCATCGGTTCCACCCTGGCGGCGGCGGAACGCTATTTCCCCGCCAAGGTGGACCAGGCGCTTTTCGAGGGGATCAACCGGGCCAAGGACCCGGCCAGGAAGACCCCCCTGGAAAAATCCCATGCCCCGGCCATCTCGGCGCCCGCTTCGGTAAAGGCCGGCGAGCCGTTTACCGTTGAGGTCTCGGTCGGCGAAAACCTGCATGTCATGGGGCCGGCCCACTGGATCGAGTACATCGCGCTTGCCGTCGGCAACGAACCGGCCGGCCGCGTGGACCTCCAGCCCAGGGGATTTCTCAAGCCCAAGGTCACGTTCACGGTGGTCATCCCCAAGGAAGCGGCCCCGGCCGGCAAGGTCACCCTGGTTGCGTCGCAGCACTGCAACCTCCACGGGACCTGGGAGTCGGGCCTGGACATCTCGGTTGTCTGA
- a CDS encoding aldo/keto reductase, translating into MKRVQLGATGIGIFPLIYGTLPLGPLQAGVTPRDGGRLIRHALEQGVTMLDTAALYGTYPHVREGLDGWRGEVTIATKTHAADAATARAHVEQALRELGRERLDIVHIHGARVADPFTERAQVLEELLAMKQEGKIAHVGFSSHYIAAFRRAASHPEIEVVHPLINKNGMGILDGTAAEMAEAIAACARSGQGVYAMKALAGGNLISEARQSMAFVAGLEGVHGIAVGMLSEQEIDANVAFFEHGAMDEAVWRGLESRRRRLLIMEQFCKGCGKCLEICGSKALSLVGGKAVVDEAACVLCGYCGSGCPEFFIRVV; encoded by the coding sequence GTGAAACGGGTACAACTGGGCGCCACCGGCATCGGCATCTTCCCGCTCATTTACGGCACTCTCCCCCTGGGGCCCCTCCAGGCCGGCGTTACCCCCCGCGACGGGGGGAGGCTCATCCGCCACGCCCTTGAGCAGGGGGTGACCATGCTCGACACGGCCGCCCTCTACGGGACCTATCCCCATGTCCGGGAGGGACTCGACGGCTGGCGGGGCGAGGTGACCATCGCGACCAAAACCCATGCCGCCGATGCGGCCACCGCCCGGGCCCATGTGGAGCAGGCCCTGCGGGAACTGGGGCGGGAACGGCTCGACATCGTGCATATCCACGGCGCGCGGGTGGCCGACCCCTTCACGGAGCGAGCCCAGGTGCTGGAAGAACTCCTCGCCATGAAGCAGGAGGGGAAGATCGCCCATGTGGGATTCTCCTCCCACTACATCGCGGCCTTCCGCAGGGCCGCTTCCCACCCGGAGATCGAGGTGGTCCACCCCCTGATCAACAAGAACGGCATGGGCATCCTGGACGGCACCGCCGCCGAGATGGCCGAAGCCATCGCCGCCTGCGCCCGTTCCGGCCAGGGGGTCTATGCCATGAAGGCCCTGGCGGGGGGCAACCTGATATCCGAGGCGCGGCAAAGCATGGCCTTTGTGGCCGGCCTGGAAGGGGTCCACGGCATCGCCGTCGGCATGCTGTCCGAACAGGAGATCGACGCCAACGTCGCCTTCTTCGAGCACGGGGCGATGGACGAGGCGGTCTGGCGCGGGTTGGAGAGCCGGCGCCGCCGGCTGCTGATCATGGAGCAGTTCTGCAAGGGCTGCGGCAAATGTCTCGAAATCTGCGGCAGCAAGGCGCTGTCGCTGGTGGGGGGCAAGGCGGTGGTGGACGAGGCGGCCTGCGTGCTGTGCGGCTACTGCGGGTCCGGCTGCCCCGAGTTCTTCATCCGGGTGGTCTGA
- a CDS encoding integration host factor subunit alpha — protein sequence MTKADIVENVSRTCGFAKKESYDLVESVFSIVKATLETGQEVKISGFGKFEVKQKNARRGRNPQTGESIILDPRRVLTFKPSNLLRAAINGDEGREPA from the coding sequence ATGACCAAAGCAGACATCGTGGAAAACGTATCCAGAACGTGCGGATTCGCCAAGAAGGAATCCTACGATCTGGTTGAATCGGTTTTCAGCATCGTCAAGGCCACCCTGGAAACCGGCCAGGAGGTCAAGATCTCAGGCTTCGGCAAGTTCGAGGTCAAGCAGAAGAACGCCCGCCGCGGCCGCAACCCCCAGACCGGAGAGTCGATCATACTCGATCCCCGGCGCGTGCTCACCTTCAAGCCGAGCAACCTGCTGCGGGCGGCGATCAACGGCGATGAGGGGCGGGAGCCGGCGTGA
- a CDS encoding glycogen synthase yields MKPSLPKLSILFSASEAAPFAKEGGLGDVVGALPKYLSRMGHDVRVVIPRYYAVNREKYGLKQLPGTLVVPMGIIGRMYCGVYEGKLPGSEVPVYFLEHEQFYGRSGLYQQDGRGYQDNDNRFVFLSKASLELCKMLDWAPDVIHAHDWHTGAIPLLLNTSYLHDRYVGNAASLLSIHNMQHQGNYYPGLMEVLGVGWKHFNYLELEKDDQVNLLKGGIYHATLLSTVSEGYAREIQTAEYGWGLEGVVRERAADLYGILNGVDYEEWDPATDHCIAATYTARTVKKGKAACKRDLQERMGLPLRADVPLFGVVSRMVRQKGTDLIAEAIHRILEMDVQFVMVGNGEPWAHFFFGDVAAAHPDKFACYIGYSEELAHKVEAGADFFVMPSSFEPCGLNQMYSLAYGTPPVVRATGGLEDSVENFDEEALAGDGFKFHHHTAAALFDTIGWATWTFFNNPAGLAALRKNGMKKRFTWEAAALRYDKLYRLAVRRRRGEEYFRNRFGD; encoded by the coding sequence GTGAAGCCTTCCCTTCCCAAACTTTCCATCCTCTTCTCCGCCTCCGAGGCCGCACCCTTTGCCAAGGAGGGGGGGCTGGGGGATGTGGTCGGCGCCCTGCCCAAGTACCTGTCGCGCATGGGGCACGATGTGCGCGTGGTCATCCCGCGCTACTATGCCGTCAACCGGGAGAAGTACGGCCTCAAGCAGCTGCCGGGGACGCTGGTGGTGCCCATGGGCATCATCGGCCGCATGTACTGCGGCGTCTACGAGGGCAAGCTGCCGGGGAGCGAGGTCCCGGTCTATTTCCTGGAGCACGAGCAGTTCTACGGCCGCTCCGGGCTCTACCAGCAGGACGGCCGGGGGTATCAGGACAACGACAACCGCTTCGTCTTCCTCTCCAAGGCCTCCCTGGAACTGTGCAAGATGCTCGACTGGGCGCCGGACGTGATCCATGCCCACGACTGGCACACCGGCGCCATTCCCCTCCTGCTCAACACCTCCTACCTGCACGACCGCTACGTGGGCAACGCCGCCTCGCTCCTCTCCATCCACAACATGCAGCACCAGGGCAACTACTATCCCGGCCTGATGGAGGTGCTCGGCGTCGGCTGGAAACACTTCAATTACCTGGAACTGGAAAAGGACGATCAGGTCAACCTGCTCAAGGGGGGGATCTACCACGCCACGCTCCTTTCCACGGTCAGCGAGGGATATGCCCGGGAGATCCAGACGGCGGAGTACGGCTGGGGGCTGGAGGGGGTGGTGCGGGAGCGGGCGGCCGACCTGTACGGCATCCTGAACGGCGTGGATTACGAGGAGTGGGACCCGGCCACCGACCACTGCATCGCCGCCACCTATACGGCCCGGACCGTGAAAAAGGGGAAGGCCGCCTGCAAGCGCGACCTGCAAGAGCGCATGGGGCTGCCCCTGCGTGCAGACGTGCCGCTGTTCGGCGTGGTCTCCCGCATGGTCAGGCAGAAGGGGACCGACCTGATCGCCGAGGCCATCCACCGCATCCTGGAGATGGATGTGCAGTTCGTCATGGTCGGCAACGGCGAGCCGTGGGCACACTTCTTTTTCGGCGACGTGGCCGCCGCCCATCCGGACAAGTTCGCCTGTTACATCGGCTACAGCGAGGAGTTGGCCCACAAGGTGGAGGCAGGGGCCGATTTCTTCGTCATGCCTTCGTCGTTCGAGCCGTGCGGCCTCAACCAGATGTACTCCCTGGCCTACGGCACCCCGCCCGTGGTGCGCGCCACCGGCGGCCTGGAGGACAGCGTGGAGAATTTCGACGAAGAGGCCCTGGCCGGCGACGGCTTCAAGTTCCACCACCATACCGCCGCTGCGCTCTTCGACACCATCGGCTGGGCGACCTGGACCTTCTTCAACAATCCCGCGGGGCTGGCGGCCCTCAGGAAAAACGGCATGAAGAAACGCTTCACCTGGGAGGCCGCGGCACTCAGGTACGACAAGCTCTATCGCCTGGCCGTCCGCCGGCGCCGCGGCGAGGAATACTTTCGCAATCGTTTCGGCGATTAG
- a CDS encoding YHS domain-containing protein — protein MIRLLMWGLLIYIGYRVVVALTKGKKTEIKTSGKRDAAATHRDPVCGVYVSEEDAVVGRLEGERHYFCSMNCLEKFREQLDHKPS, from the coding sequence GTGATCAGACTATTGATGTGGGGACTTCTGATCTATATCGGCTACCGTGTCGTCGTGGCACTGACAAAAGGGAAAAAAACGGAGATCAAGACATCGGGAAAGCGGGATGCGGCGGCGACCCACCGCGACCCGGTCTGCGGCGTCTACGTTTCCGAGGAAGACGCAGTGGTGGGCAGGCTCGAGGGAGAGCGCCACTATTTCTGCTCCATGAACTGCCTGGAAAAATTCCGCGAACAGCTTGACCATAAACCATCATAA
- a CDS encoding DUF3311 domain-containing protein has product MWYLLLALPYVGLLWPSWYTRIEPVLWGFPFFYWYQFLWVPISAVLTGVAYLAARRR; this is encoded by the coding sequence GTGTGGTACCTGCTGCTGGCGCTCCCCTACGTCGGCTTGCTCTGGCCATCGTGGTACACGCGGATAGAGCCGGTGTTGTGGGGTTTCCCGTTTTTCTACTGGTACCAGTTTCTGTGGGTGCCGATCAGCGCGGTCTTGACCGGCGTTGCCTATCTAGCCGCGCGAAGGAGGTAG
- the lexA gene encoding transcriptional repressor LexA, with amino-acid sequence MEELTGRQRQVLDFIVSHIDGSGYPPTQREIARHLGVSGTLPVAKHLAALERKGCLRRDEGSRSIALNRPTGGTQPLPIVGTVRAGNLSPAIEDIQGYFAVDRNEIKGAGCFFLRVSGDSMITAGIFDGDLALVRPQPTAENRDTVVAMVDGEATLKWFYREQDHIRLQPANPNMKAIILRPGAGEVSIVGKVIGIYRRMG; translated from the coding sequence ATGGAGGAGTTGACCGGTCGCCAGCGCCAAGTATTGGATTTTATTGTTTCGCATATTGACGGCAGCGGCTACCCCCCCACCCAGCGGGAGATCGCCCGCCACCTGGGGGTCAGCGGAACACTGCCCGTGGCCAAGCACCTGGCGGCCCTGGAACGCAAGGGATGCCTCAGGCGGGACGAAGGCTCCCGGAGCATCGCCCTGAACAGGCCCACGGGGGGGACGCAACCGCTGCCCATCGTAGGAACGGTGCGGGCCGGCAACCTTTCCCCCGCCATCGAGGACATCCAGGGCTATTTTGCCGTTGACCGGAACGAAATCAAGGGCGCCGGCTGTTTCTTCCTCCGGGTCAGCGGCGATTCCATGATCACGGCCGGCATCTTCGACGGCGACCTGGCGCTGGTGCGTCCCCAGCCCACCGCCGAAAACAGGGATACCGTGGTGGCCATGGTGGACGGCGAGGCCACCCTGAAATGGTTTTACCGCGAGCAGGACCATATCCGCCTCCAGCCTGCCAATCCCAACATGAAGGCCATCATCCTCCGCCCCGGCGCCGGCGAGGTGAGCATCGTCGGCAAAGTCATCGGCATCTACCGCAGGATGGGGTGA
- the fsa gene encoding fructose-6-phosphate aldolase: protein MKFFIDTADVKEIRAAHELGLVDGVTTNPSLIAKSGRKFKDVIKEIVSIVDGPISAEVISLDAPGMIKEAKELVKIHKNIVVKVPMTPEGLKATKALSEKGIKTNVTLIFTPLQALLAAKAGATYVSPFVGRLDDISQDGMGIIEEIRTIFDNYGYTAEIIVASVRNPIHVLNSALIGADIATIPYSVIMQLAKHPLTDAGIKKFLADWESVPK from the coding sequence ATGAAGTTTTTCATCGACACAGCCGACGTCAAGGAGATCCGCGCGGCCCATGAACTGGGGTTGGTGGACGGCGTTACCACCAACCCTTCCCTGATCGCCAAGTCGGGGCGCAAGTTCAAGGATGTCATCAAGGAGATCGTCTCCATCGTGGACGGCCCGATCTCGGCCGAGGTCATCTCCCTGGACGCCCCCGGCATGATCAAGGAAGCCAAGGAACTGGTCAAGATCCACAAGAACATCGTGGTCAAGGTGCCCATGACGCCGGAAGGGCTCAAGGCCACCAAGGCCCTGTCGGAAAAGGGGATCAAGACCAACGTGACCCTGATCTTCACCCCCCTGCAGGCGCTCCTGGCCGCCAAGGCCGGCGCCACCTACGTCTCCCCCTTCGTCGGCCGGCTGGACGACATCTCCCAGGACGGCATGGGGATCATCGAAGAGATCCGCACCATCTTCGACAACTACGGCTACACCGCCGAGATCATCGTGGCCAGCGTGCGCAACCCGATCCATGTCCTCAATTCGGCCCTGATCGGCGCCGATATCGCCACGATCCCCTACTCGGTCATCATGCAGCTTGCCAAGCACCCCCTGACCGATGCCGGCATCAAGAAGTTCCTGGCCGACTGGGAAAGCGTGCCCAAGTAA
- a CDS encoding TIM44-like domain-containing protein, with translation MKNRYLPVVVFSLLALLAGTTLVAVNAEARAGGGKSLGSRGSRSYSQPVSPSSQPRPSQQAAPQPFSPSPYQAPQPAGGGFLRSMAGGLVGGMLGGMLFRSLGFGGMGGGFGGGIGLFEIILIAGIIYLVYRIVKGRRNEAAPYQSPSAMGGYGEPEAPRPIQPAYADTAGDLAAGLSHIRQMDPGFDEQRFADTAMDIFFKIQGAWMNRDLNGVAPLLTPDMRRIFQEDIDRLLREHRVNRLENIAVRKVEACEAWQESGQDYITALIYANLLDYTTDDTSGQVVEGSKTDPVKFEEFWTFTRPVGNNPWQLSGIDQK, from the coding sequence ATGAAAAATAGATATCTTCCGGTGGTGGTTTTCAGCCTGCTGGCCCTGCTGGCAGGCACAACCCTCGTCGCCGTCAACGCGGAGGCCCGGGCCGGCGGCGGCAAGTCCCTCGGCAGCCGCGGGTCGCGCAGCTATTCCCAGCCGGTGTCCCCCTCTTCCCAGCCCCGTCCCAGCCAGCAGGCTGCACCCCAGCCGTTCTCGCCGTCGCCCTACCAGGCCCCCCAGCCCGCCGGCGGCGGTTTCCTGCGCAGCATGGCCGGTGGCCTCGTGGGTGGCATGCTGGGCGGCATGCTGTTCCGCAGCCTTGGCTTCGGCGGGATGGGAGGAGGTTTCGGCGGCGGGATCGGACTGTTCGAGATCATCCTCATCGCCGGCATCATTTACCTGGTCTACCGGATCGTGAAGGGAAGGCGTAATGAAGCCGCTCCCTACCAGAGCCCCTCCGCCATGGGGGGATATGGGGAGCCCGAGGCGCCCCGTCCCATCCAGCCGGCCTACGCCGATACCGCCGGCGACCTGGCGGCGGGCCTTTCCCACATCAGGCAGATGGACCCCGGTTTCGATGAACAGCGCTTTGCCGATACGGCCATGGACATCTTTTTCAAGATCCAGGGCGCCTGGATGAACCGGGACCTGAACGGCGTGGCCCCGCTATTGACCCCGGATATGCGGCGGATCTTTCAGGAGGATATCGACCGGCTGCTGCGCGAGCACCGGGTGAACCGGCTGGAGAATATCGCCGTGCGCAAGGTGGAGGCCTGCGAGGCGTGGCAGGAGTCGGGCCAGGACTACATCACGGCCCTGATCTACGCCAACCTGCTGGACTACACGACCGACGACACCAGCGGCCAGGTGGTGGAGGGGAGCAAGACCGATCCGGTAAAATTCGAGGAGTTCTGGACGTTTACCCGGCCGGTGGGCAATAACCCGTGGCAGCTTTCGGGGATCGATCAGAAATAA
- the mctP gene encoding monocarboxylate uptake permease MctP translates to MNWTALTVFTFFFMLVTVVGFVAARWRRGNLNLLDEWGLAGRRFGTFVTWFVVGGDFYTAYTVIAVPALVFGVGAAGFFALPYTIIVYPFVFLTMPRLWAVAKQHGFITPADFVRGRYGSSGLALAVAVTGMLATMPYIALQLVGLQVVIRAMGIMGTGLMRELPLIIAFTILALYTYTSGLRAPALIAFVKDVMIYIMVIVAVTAIPTVLGGYGEVFRAAGEALAAKKPPGYLILPPAGFSPYATLAFGSALAAFVYPHTVTSILSSSSGHVIKRNAVLLPAYTFLLGLIALLGLMALAAGVKPVTPNDAVPQLFLKIFPSWFTGFCFAAIAIGALVPAAIMSIAAANTFTRNVYREYINPDCSLQQEAQMAKIVSLVVKVGALAFIIFLPLQYAILLQLLGGIWILETFPAIIFGLFTRWLHHRALLAGWATGMITGTAMVAASGFKSSIYTIHVGTLAISAYAGVFALALNLLVSVALTPLCDAFGMKRLDDTTRPEDYDEDAAEVFAMNSGRPAH, encoded by the coding sequence ATCAACTGGACTGCGCTGACGGTTTTCACGTTTTTTTTCATGCTCGTAACGGTGGTCGGGTTTGTGGCCGCACGGTGGCGGCGGGGCAACCTGAATCTGCTCGACGAATGGGGGCTGGCGGGGCGGCGATTCGGGACCTTCGTCACCTGGTTCGTGGTGGGCGGCGATTTTTACACCGCCTATACGGTAATCGCGGTGCCGGCGCTGGTGTTCGGCGTCGGCGCGGCAGGCTTTTTCGCCCTCCCCTATACGATCATCGTCTATCCCTTTGTCTTTCTCACCATGCCGCGCCTGTGGGCGGTGGCCAAACAGCACGGATTCATCACGCCGGCCGATTTCGTCCGGGGACGGTACGGGTCGAGCGGGCTGGCACTGGCGGTGGCCGTCACCGGCATGCTTGCCACCATGCCCTATATTGCGCTGCAATTGGTGGGCCTCCAGGTGGTGATCAGGGCGATGGGCATCATGGGGACCGGCCTGATGCGCGAGTTGCCGCTCATCATCGCTTTCACGATCCTGGCGCTTTATACTTACACCAGCGGCTTGCGCGCACCGGCGCTCATCGCATTCGTCAAGGATGTGATGATCTACATCATGGTCATCGTCGCCGTAACGGCAATACCAACGGTGCTGGGCGGATACGGGGAGGTCTTCCGGGCGGCGGGCGAAGCGCTGGCCGCTAAAAAACCTCCGGGGTATCTCATTCTGCCGCCTGCCGGTTTCAGCCCCTATGCGACGCTGGCATTCGGTTCGGCACTGGCCGCCTTTGTCTACCCCCACACCGTGACCAGCATTCTCAGTTCCTCCAGCGGCCACGTGATCAAGCGCAACGCCGTGCTGCTGCCGGCCTATACGTTCCTGCTCGGCCTGATCGCGCTCCTCGGCCTGATGGCGCTGGCCGCCGGCGTGAAACCGGTGACACCGAACGATGCGGTGCCGCAACTGTTCCTTAAAATTTTCCCCTCCTGGTTTACGGGCTTCTGCTTCGCGGCCATCGCCATCGGCGCCCTGGTGCCGGCGGCGATCATGTCCATCGCCGCGGCCAACACGTTCACACGCAATGTCTACCGGGAATACATCAACCCGGACTGCAGCCTGCAACAGGAGGCCCAGATGGCGAAAATCGTATCCCTGGTGGTGAAGGTCGGCGCGCTGGCGTTCATCATTTTCCTGCCGCTTCAGTACGCCATCCTGCTGCAACTGCTGGGAGGAATATGGATTCTCGAGACGTTTCCGGCGATCATCTTCGGCCTGTTCACCCGCTGGCTGCACCATCGCGCCCTGCTGGCGGGCTGGGCCACGGGCATGATTACGGGGACGGCCATGGTGGCCGCTTCCGGCTTCAAATCATCGATCTATACGATACATGTCGGCACTCTGGCGATCTCCGCCTATGCCGGCGTCTTTGCCCTGGCGCTCAACCTGCTGGTTTCGGTCGCTCTGACGCCGCTCTGCGACGCCTTTGGCATGAAACGCCTGGATGACACAACCAGGCCGGAGGACTACGATGAGGATGCGGCTGAGGTGTTCGCAATGAATTCCGGAAGACCGGCGCATTAA
- a CDS encoding c-type cytochrome, translating into MENARKRFVALLALLGVALLHPFAASGGERPLARGEAAFLQNCGACHADGGNEVNPVKTLSRADLRRNNILTPDDIVRLMRNPGPGMLKFDPATLPDEDARAIAEYVLTTFNK; encoded by the coding sequence ATGGAGAATGCGAGGAAACGCTTTGTTGCTCTGTTGGCGCTGCTGGGGGTGGCACTCCTGCACCCCTTCGCCGCCTCCGGTGGGGAGAGGCCCCTTGCCCGGGGCGAGGCGGCATTTCTGCAAAACTGCGGTGCCTGCCATGCCGATGGCGGCAATGAGGTCAACCCGGTAAAGACCCTCTCCCGGGCGGATCTGAGGCGGAACAACATCCTCACCCCCGACGATATCGTCAGGCTCATGAGGAACCCCGGCCCCGGCATGCTGAAATTCGACCCGGCCACCCTTCCGGACGAGGATGCCCGGGCTATTGCGGAGTATGTCCTGACCACCTTCAACAAATAG
- the rocF gene encoding arginase codes for MSTTIQIIGVPIDLGQTHRGVDMGPGAMRYAGLASRLAALGYHIRDAGNIAVPIRETLSEERQQHYLPAIRQACQAAYEAGRRAVEEGAVPLFIGGDHTLAIGSIGGVTHTAPAGLIWIDAHADFNTPATTLTGNIHGMTLAALLGEGYRELVDVGRPGPKLEPSDVVMIGIRDLDPEERTRLRASGITVYTMRDIDERGVGAVTREALERLEHRERLHVSLDMDCLDPQVGPGVGTTSPGGLSYREAQLLMEVLADSERVCALDVVEINPILDQRNQTAVLAVELAASLFGKRIL; via the coding sequence ATGAGCACGACCATTCAGATCATCGGTGTCCCGATCGACCTGGGCCAGACCCACCGCGGGGTTGACATGGGGCCGGGCGCCATGCGCTATGCCGGCCTGGCCTCCCGGTTGGCGGCACTGGGGTATCACATCCGGGACGCCGGCAACATCGCGGTCCCGATCCGGGAAACCCTGTCCGAGGAGCGGCAGCAGCACTACCTGCCCGCAATCCGCCAGGCCTGCCAGGCCGCCTACGAAGCCGGACGCCGGGCGGTGGAAGAGGGAGCGGTCCCCCTGTTCATCGGCGGAGACCATACCCTCGCCATCGGCTCCATCGGCGGAGTCACCCATACTGCGCCGGCAGGGCTGATCTGGATCGACGCCCACGCCGATTTCAATACCCCCGCAACGACCCTGACCGGGAATATCCACGGCATGACCCTGGCCGCGCTGTTGGGCGAGGGGTATCGGGAACTGGTCGATGTGGGCCGCCCCGGCCCCAAGCTGGAGCCGAGCGACGTGGTCATGATCGGCATCCGCGACCTGGACCCGGAAGAGCGGACGCGTCTGAGGGCGAGCGGCATCACGGTCTACACCATGCGCGACATCGACGAACGGGGGGTCGGCGCCGTTACCCGCGAGGCGCTGGAGCGCCTCGAACACCGGGAGCGGCTGCACGTCAGCCTCGATATGGACTGCCTCGATCCCCAGGTCGGCCCGGGCGTCGGCACCACCTCGCCGGGCGGCCTCAGCTACCGCGAGGCCCAGTTGCTGATGGAGGTGCTTGCCGACTCGGAACGGGTGTGCGCCCTGGACGTCGTGGAGATCAACCCTATCCTGGACCAGCGCAACCAGACCGCCGTCCTGGCGGTCGAACTGGCCGCATCGCTGTTCGGCAAGCGGATCCTCTGA